tcctgatcTTTCATGTCTTTCTCAGGATTTTCAtcatcgtcttcctcttcctcttcctcctgacttTGACATGGTGAtgtctgtctcctcaggtgTTACACTCTCTGTTCGGCTCTCATCTCTCTTCCATCATTTTGGCTTCGCCCacctctgatgatgtcacagagggCTCGTCCGGATACGCCGCCCCCTCTTCCTACTCATCATCTCCCTCCGCAGGATTGGCTGTTAGTCGCGGTGCTGCGAGGGTATTGACTGGAAAGAAGGAAGCGGTCCCTCGGTTCTTCCTCGAGTTCCTGCAGCGGCAGGCCAAGACAAGGAGGCGGAGCCGGAAGTCGatggtgggaggaagaggatgctTCGGGATGAAGATGGACCGCATTGGCTCCATCAGCGGGCTGGGCTGTTAGAGACGCTGATGTCGCCGCGGTGACGTCTGTTGGTCTTCCATGATGTCGCCATTGGGGAGACCATCTCACCGAAAACACTGACCTCAGGGTTACTGTGGTAATGCCCAGACCCtacatgacctctgacctccaggcTCAACTGGTCCAGCAGTCGGAGACTCCATGTTGGAACTTTactaatgaaagaaagaaacacctGACGTAGTGAGGTGGACACAGGTAGACATCGATCCTACCaatgacccctgacccctggcTACAACACAGCCAGCAGTAaactctgtgtgcgtgcgtgcgtgtgtgtgtgtgtgtgtgtgtgtgagacgaccctgcaggtgtgtgtgactgtttgtggaacagctgcagtaaataaaacagaaatgcaaCTTGTCTCTTTGTAACTTGATTTTCTCtttaatcattttcatgtttctgtgtgtgtgtgtgtgtgtgtgtagattgcAGTGATGATTGTCACAACTCTTTTGGTTTCATGGTTTCATTCatggcgactgtatataaagacgatcaaatacatcagtgtgataagaactataCCTAAACTGACAGAAActgaccactttttttttgtttggtccatgtcccatctgctaacatggagggggcgtggcttaTACTGCAGCAAATATCATTCAGCTTCACAAACAGCTGAAGACATCAGGTTTTGATAAACTTGTGTATCAGTGTGTATCAAATGTTACAAACTCTGACGTCATTTTTCAGGACGATTCCCTGAACGCCTCGCACGACGTACAGCGCATTTTTGTTTGCTGAATCATACACTGACAAATTAACCACGTAAGAACCATTTTATCCACATTcaatctttttgtttgtttgactgtttcttcttttcaccctTTGTTGAGTTATACAGATTAAATTCCTGTAATAAAACAGGAACATCTCTCAGTAGAGCTCAAACCTCCAGCAAAACCCAATAGTCTCCTCGTCGAACCACATTTAAATCGACTAGATCCAGATTCCTATTTGGATgtgcaccaaatctcacacactcatcgATATCAGTTTactaatatgtatttttttttaccccattaagatccattaattattcactaggaaaacaaacaaacaaacgaacaaacttTGGCTGAGGTACCAATGAACATGAATGACAGAAacaccactagggggcagcaggGAGACTGCCCCGTGTCACGTGACGGGTGTCCGCAGCGTCAGTGGTTAGCTTGCTAACCGCTAGCCGGCTCGGACTCTCACTCCTCCAGCGGGACTCCCCTCGCCGCCACCGTATCGGCCTCACCGacgcctccttctccttctcctcctcctctccctgctggtCTCCGGCTCTCCGTCCTCCCGGTGCCGACTGGTCGTCACACCCGAAAAACAATGTCGGCGATTCAGCGGATGAAAGTGGCGAACGAGCGGCACAGCAAGACGATCACACAGCGGGGACACGTCCAGAAGACATCGgtactgacagacagacgggctaacggctaacggctaacggctaacCTGCTGCCTTAAACATGCAGATTCTGGTGCTTATCACACAGATGTAGCCTGGTGTGATAACTTTTAGACACATGTGCGCGTATGATCCTGTTGTAATTGAGTTTTTGTAGGAACAAAAGAGTTCAAGCTAGTCATTCATTGCTCactttagcattagcattagcagccaCACAAGCAATAACCGCTTTTGCTCAGCTACGCTAactgtataaatattaaatgtgatTATTCAATATGAAAGGAATTGAAGTTTTCCGATTCTGGCTGGGTGGTATCCGTTGACTGGTTAACACGTGAAGAAACGAAAAAATCAAAGCCGGACGCCTTTCACAAATCTGGGACATTGAAATTAATCTGCGTGTTCCTTAAACTACATAGTctataaatgtaattaaaggCTATTTCCTGTTTGCTTTATGTGCACTCGTCAGTTCGGCTGGCCTGCATTGTACAAGTTGTTGGTTATTCATGAAAACTTTCATCTTTTATGACCCCATGCCTGCAAATCTCATAGGTTGTAAACACTTCGTCCGGCGTTACAAGCCAGGCACATCGGATGAGTGTGTTTGAATAAGTCCTGGTTCTTGAACGTTACGTTCGCCGAATTCAAGAAGATCTTCTGACGGTTCGATTGGACAACTCGAACTGTACTTTTTGTTGTATTATTAATTCCAGGCGAATGATACATATGTAAACGTACAGATTTCTGAATGGAGTTTGGGGAGCAGTTCCTCGGCCTCCCAGCAGAGGGCTGTCAGCTGCCTGACAGTTTGTTCATAAATATGCATGTTTCTGACTTGAGTCAGAATATTTTAGGTTTTTCAcgagtttgtgttgttgttgttgttgttgttgttttcttcagcgGCCAGTAAACGAGGAGAAGTCTCCGGTGGGTCCATGGCTGCTCGCGCTCTTCGTCTTCGTGGTTTGTGGATCAGGTGAGATTTTAGTCTCTCTCATGTCCATCTGGTCTGATCTCTGGTCTCTGCCGCGTAACTGAATGGTGAACCTCTAACCTGCCAGTTGAGGTCATCATGGTAACAGATGAAAACCTGTCAATGGTTCAAACTACTGACCAATCGGATTGCGCAGAAAACCAACTTTTAACTTAATAAATAattgtggtttgttttcactttttcagcCATCTTCCAGATCATCCAGAGCATCAGGCAGGGCatgtgatgacctttgaccctagAGCTGAGCCTGTCacatggaggagggggagggggagggggctatGTCGCTGCcatgacctcacacacacacacacacacacacacacacacacacacacacacacacacacacacacacacacgtacgttaCTGTGGAGTTTTTaaatctgagcttttttttcatcccaccCAGCAGTAAAcactctgttgttttgtttttttgttttctttcatcactGTCGATGAAGCTGATCAGATATGGGTTATTGATTGTTTGCTGTGGGTTGTTGCTGAAGTCTTAAGTCCGATGCAGTCGTCCAGCGGACGGAGACGTTGGTCTGTGGCCGAGCTTGAGCGTCTCTGGTTTAAAGGAACAAGCCgctgctttttttgtcttggtgACGAATCACTGCGGAGACTCACCGGGTAACGTGACCTGCTCACActcactctgctgctctttaaTTAGACTCGTTAGATTCATTGATCCGCTGCGATCAGATATATCTCGTGCTTGATTCAGCGTAAAAGTCCTGCAATTGAATTCTGCCTCATGTTTCCAAGTTCCGATCCGTCCGTTCAGCTGTGGCAAAACCACCGCGAGAGAAACTCAGCCAGCCTGTATAAGtaggcttttaatgtgaaaaaccCACTAGGAAGTTGTTTACATGCGGTAGCTTCTCGTGGATCAGGAGTTGATGTTGTGACGTGATACACAGAACACTGGATAACTGAGAggacttttatttcacagtcaACAAACTAACACATAaacatggagggggtggggcttatgacctgtactgcagccagccaccgggAGAGGGCGATCTTTCATGTCGCCCATCTTAATTCACAGTGTAGTCGTAAGCAATGTTCAGATGTGTGGGACGTCCGAGATGCAGCTGGATGATTTAAACGCTTTCAGATGCAGAGTCTGGACGTTCCTCATGACGTTCACGTCGAAATTCTTGTCCTGCCGCAAGTTCACAGAATTCAAAACCAGACGTTTGCAGTGactaaaatttttttttttaaatcaaagcgGTCAAACACAAAGGACCGAAAAGCCGCAGTGATGTGACGAACTCGATTCACGGAGGACTAAAACCCTCAGAGTCAAGTCTTTGTTTTGGTGTAAATAATTCACAGCAGACGGAAGCAGCTTCTTCCACCTGGTTCTCAGctcagcgcctcctgctggacgACCTGCTCCACTTTTATACTAAATAAACCTCAGATATTTTCTCTAAACGCCTCTGGTCTCTGTCCGTCATtggtctctcctctcacaccaGTGTCAGAGGGTAAAAACACGCAA
This region of Scophthalmus maximus strain ysfricsl-2021 chromosome 12, ASM2237912v1, whole genome shotgun sequence genomic DNA includes:
- the si:ch73-265d7.2 gene encoding C-type natriuretic peptide 2, yielding MASSSSFSSFVPLLILLAVAVESRPSPEQDNKQVLHSLFGSHLSSIILASPTSDDVTEGSSGYAAPSSYSSSPSAGLAVSRGAARVLTGKKEAVPRFFLEFLQRQAKTRRRSRKSMVGGRGCFGMKMDRIGSISGLGC
- the zgc:85858 gene encoding stress-associated endoplasmic reticulum protein 1 codes for the protein MSAIQRMKVANERHSKTITQRGHVQKTSRPVNEEKSPVGPWLLALFVFVVCGSAIFQIIQSIRQGM